ACACGACGTGCCTCTTAGCCGATCGGCGCTTGAGGCGGCGTTTACCGGCAGCACCGTGTTCGAATCGGCGAGATATCCCAACGAGCCCCCGCTCCGGCTGGTCTCCGTTCCGATCATTTATCGCGGGTCTCTGCTTTACATCGTGCAGGTCGGCACGACCCTGGAAGGAGTCGAGGAAACCCTCCGCCGGTTCCTCCTGGTCCTGTTGGTCATGGCCCCGATCGCCTTAGTCGTGTCACTGGTGGGCGGCTGGTTTCTAGCCGGGCGCGCCTTGCGGCCGGTCGATTCCATTACCGTTGCGGCGCAACGGATTGCCGCGGGGGACCTGACGCAACGGCTCACTTCCGAACGATCCTCCGACGAAATCGGGCGCCTGACCGACACCTTCAACAATATGATCGCGCGACTGGAAACCTCCTTCGCGCAAATCCGGCAATTCAGCAGCGATGCCTCCCACGAACTGCGTACCCCGCTCACTGTCATGAAGGGCGAAAGCGAGTTGGTGTTGCGCCGGCCTCGCCCGGTGGAAGATTACATCGCCGTACTGGAAAGCAATCTGGAGGAAATCGACCGTATGTCGCGCATTGTGGAGGAACTCCTGTTCCTTTCACGGGCGGATATGGGGCAGGTGAAAACCGAGTGCGAGCCGGTTCGCCTGGAGGCGTTGGTGGAAGACATTCAACGCCAGGCCTGCCTGCTGGGCCAGGAACGAGCGATCGACGTCATCATGGGCACGATTCAGCCGGCTACCGTGCGTGGTGACGAACTCCGGTTGCGGGAGCTCATTCTCAACCTCGTCGACAATGCCGTGAAGTATTCCTACCCGCATGGCAAAGTGGAAATTGATCTCCGGGTGGAAGGCCACTGGGCACGCCTCTCCGTGCGCGACTACGGAATCGGCATTCCCCCGGAGGCGCACAAACAAATCTTCGACCGTTTCTTCCGCACCGACGATGCGAGAGCCCACACGAAAAAAGGGACCGGACTCGGTCTGTCCATCTGCGCCTGGATTGCCGAGGCGCATCACGGCCACATCGAGGTACAGAGCGAGGTGGGCAAAGGCTCCACCTTTACGCTCGTACTTCCCCTCGCGCCACCAGCAGCTTAAGAACTTTTAATCCCACCTTAATTGGTTTCTCATCCACGGTTGCTACGTTCCAAGTGAATCTCACGCGCGGGACCGTTTCTCGCGCAGGCCGATCACCGAACGTTTAGGAGGAGGAGTTCCATGAAACGACCCGCGCAGTCCATGAGTCTGTTCGCCGGCGTCGCCGGTTTGGGTGCGGCTTTGATCTGGAGTTATACCCCTCTCACGTCATCTCACGCCTCGAATCCGTCGCCGAGCACCGACCCACGTCCGGTCGCAGTCGCCGGTGCGCTTCCCGCAGCCGGGTTCACCGATGTGGCGAAAACCGTCACCCCCGCAGTCGTCAACATCACGACAAGCGGCGCCGAGGAAGTGTCCGACGGGGGCCGTCACCGCGGACGCCCGGATGACTTCTTCGGAGCGCCGTTCGGTCCTCGGCGGTTCGGACCACCGATGGAACCGAAAGAGCGGCGCGGTGGCGGGCAGGGCTCAGGAGTCATCGTGTCCCCTGATGGCTATGTGCTCACCAACAACCATGTGATCGCAGGGGCCAAAACCGTGACCGTGATCCTTCCGGACAAACGTGAGTTCAAAGGACGGATCGTCGGCACTGATCCCAAGAGTGATGTGGCAGTGGTGAAAATTGACGCGGCGCAACTGCCGACCATTCCTTGGGGTGATTCCAGTCGGCTACAAGTGGGTGAGTATGTCCTGGCGGTGGGAAATCCGTTCGGCCTAAATTCTACCGTCACCCTGGGGATCGTGAGTGCTTTGGGCCGCGGACACATGGGCATCACGCAGTATGAAGATTTTATCCAGACCGATGCCGCCATCAATCCCGGGAACAGCGGCGGCGCGCTTGTGAATACCAGAGGTGAACTCGTCGGCATCAATACGGCCATCTTCTCCCAAACCGGAGGGTATCAGGGCGTGGGGTTCGCCGTGCCCACGGGCATGAGCAAGCCCATCTATGAAAGCCTCGTGAAGACCGGCAAAGTGGTACGCGGGTACCTCGGCATTGGCATCCAAGACCTGAACCAGGATCTCGCCAAGTCCTTCGGGGTCACAGGCAGTAACGGAGCTGTGGTGACCGATGTGAAAGAAGAGGGACCGGCGGACAAAGCCGGCATGAGGCAGGGTGATGTGATCCTCTCATTTCAAGGCACCCCGATCGAAGATGCCGTCACGCTTCAACGCGCAGTGACCCGGAGCGCAGTCGGCAGCAACGCCACCGTGAAGGTGATGCGGGATGGCCAAGAAAAGGAACTGGTCGTCACCATCGCCGAGTTGCCTGACAATCCGCAGGTGGCCAAGGCGGAGCCCGGGCCATCGGACCAGCCTCTGGCGGGACTGGCGGTGCAGGAACTCGATCGGGACACTGCGCAAGAACTCGGACTGAAGGGTAAGGTCCACGGAGTCGTGGTCACCGCGGTCGACCCGGACAGCGATGCGGAACGGGCGGGGTTGATGCCTGGCGACGTGATCCGCGAGATCAACCGCAAAGCGGTCACATCACTCAAGGAGTTCGATCAGGCGGCGTCACGTCTGAAGAAGGGCCAAACCGTGCTGGTCTTGATCAATAGACGGGGAGCATCTCTGTATCTCAGCGCCAAGGTGTAACAGGCAGGTCCCGGCGACGGGCTGCCGGTCGGCACAATCCTACCGGTAGCCCGTCCCGCTCTTCTTCGGCATCAGGAGGGTCGGGGATGCGCTGGAGGTTGCCCGCGCCGCCATCCCGGAGGCAGGTTGCGCGATGAGATCGTACCCAGCTACATCCGTCACCGTCACCGAAATAAAGTCACCCGGCATTGCGATTCCACGTTCGCAATAGACCACCCCGTCGATCTCGGGCGCCAACCCCTCATGCCTGGCCTCAAGCAGCCGGTCTGATTCTTCCGACACTCCATCCACCAGGACGTCGATCGTACGGCCGAGATACTGCCGGTTCTTGGACTCTGAAATCGACTCCTGCAGCGCCAGCAATTCGTTGCGGCGCTCTTCCATCACGGCCTGCTCGACTTTGTGATCGAGATCAACCGCCGACGTCCCTTCCTCGTCTGAATAGAGAAACACCGCAACACGATCAAACTCCATGTCCAGGACGAATTGCCGCAGTTCCTCAAACATGGCGTCCGTCTCGCCGGGAAACCCGACGATAAACGCCGTGCGAAAGAACACGCCGGGAATCTTCGTGCGGATGCGTTCAACCAGCTTGGTGACATGTGTGCGATCGCCCAGCCGATGCATACGCTTCAACATGCCATCGCTGATATGCTGCAACGGCATGTCGAGATACTTCGTGATGCGCGGGCCTTCGGCATAGAGGTCCAATAGCTCATCAGTGACTTGCTGTGGGTACAAATAGAAGGGTCTGATCCACCGTACGTCATCGACTTTGATCAATTCGCGCAGGAGCGCCGTGAGTCCTTGCTTCAACCCAATGTCAACGCCGTAGTTGATCGTATCCTGAGAGATCAGGTTGAGTTCCTTCACGCCTTCCTGCCCCAACCGCTTCGCCTCCGCCACGATCGAGTCGATCGGGCGGCTTCGCTGCTTGCCCCTCATGATCGGGATGGCGCAGAACGCACAGTTGCGGTTACAGCCTTCGGCAATCTTGAGATAGGCGCTGTGGGGGGTCCCAAGACGGAGACGTGGCGTCTCGGCATCGTACAAGTAGGGTGGCTGGCCGAGCCAGACACGTTGTTGGCGGGCTTTGGGAGCCAGCAGGCTGCGACAAATCTCGGCGATGCGACCGAACTCGCCCGTTCCGACCACACCATCAAGTTCAGGGAGTTCCTTCAGGAGTTCGCCCTGGTACCGCTGCGCCAGACACCCGGCGGCAATCAATACGCGACAGGACCCGGACTTTTTGAGGCGTCCGTGCTCGATGATGCTGTTGATCGACTCCTGCTTGGCTTCCTCAATAAATCCACAGGTATTGATGATGACCACCTCGGCGGCACGTGCGTCGCCGGTCAGTTGAAATCCGCCCGCCACCAGCGTGCCGAGCATGACCTCGGAATCGACCTGATTCTTGGAACAACCCAGATTCACGAAACCGATGGTGGGTTTCGTGCGTTTTGTGCGTGATGGAGTAATCAATGATGAAGCCATAGTCGCTGAGTCTACGAAAGGCCGGAAAAGTCTGTCAAACGAGGCCTCTTGCTATTCCAGCCGAAGCTGTCCTAGATTGCCTCATGATTCGAACCTTTCAGGGCATCGCGCCGACGGTTCCCCCCTCCTGCTTTATCGAAGACACCGCCGTCATCATCGGCGACGTCGTCATGGGCGAAGAATGCAGTGCCTGGTTTCACGCCGTCATTCGAGGCGATGTCAATTACATCCGCATCGGGCACCGGACGAATGTGCAGGACCTCTGCATGTTACACGTGACGCACGACACCCACCCCCTCATCATTGGCGACGACGTCACGATCGGCCATCACGTGGTGCTGCACGGCTGCACCATTCACAACCGGGTCCTGGTCGGCATGGGTGCCATCGTCATGGACGGGGCGGTGATCGGAGAAGATTCAGTCGTCGGCGCCGGAGCCTTGGTCACAGAGAATACCATCGTGCCTCCCAAGAGTCTGATCCTGGGATCACCCGCCAAGGTCAAACGGCCTGTCACGGAGCAGGAACTCGCCTGGATTCGAGAATCGGCGCAGAACTATATCCGCTATTCCCGCCAATACCTCTCGGGGCCGGAGAAGCCCCCCCCAGGATTTTGGGTCTAGCGGGGGTCCGCAACACCACCGGCTCCTATTCACAGCACACAACCCGCTACCCGATCCACATGAAACAAAGCGGGTCCCCCACCGTAGGCGACGCAAATGTCTGCTGTTCGATCCTGTAGGGAATTCCTCGCCGGTGACACCACTCAGCCACCCAGACCGCCTCTTCCACGGTCGTGGTCACTAATCCCGGCACCGTAAGCCGAGCGAGGCACCGATTCACCAGCATGGCCACCGTGCGCTGTTGCGGGATGAACTTGCGCGCATCGAATGTGACCGGATTCGCCTGCCCGTATGACAGGGCCGACAGTTCCGGAAACCGTTCGGGATCATTCAGTACGCTGACCAACCAGAGATGGTCCACCCGGCCTTTCACCGAACCGGCGTCCTGATGAAGCACCCGAATCGGGTATTTCGCGCAGGCTCGATTCAGCAGCTGTACTTCCTGTCGGCGCAGATTGCAGGCTGCGACGCGCCGTCCCAGCTCCATGGTTTCCATGGCGAGCGCCGGAAGTTCCGCCACACCCGCCCCCACATACAGACTGGCACCACCCGGCGTCAGTCTGGACAGGAGGGCATTGGCGACTCGCGTCCCAAGACGTTGGCAGAGCCCCCGTTTCGCCTTCCAAAATTCGTCACCACCTTCGTCGCAGTAAATCGGACCCAACCGCGCATAGTCGAGGCGGGCAAATATCTCCCTGATGGCGCGTCTGGTTGACGAGCTGATGGTGACCTTCTTCCGCGCCATGGACACTCCGATCAACGACCGATGATGAACCGGGCCTCGCACAGCCAGAGGCTACGCAACGATCTCGGTTCCAATGCCTTTGTGAGTAAAGATTTCGAGCAAAATGGCGTGCGGCACCCGCCCGTCGATGATATGCGCTTTCCCCACGCCGCCGGCCAATGCATCCAAACAGGCATGCACCTTCGGCAACATGCCCTCACTGATGGTCCCGCGTTTGACCATGCGCTGGACGTCCTTGCGGGAGACCGTCGACAGATGGCGGCCATTGGCATCGCGTATCCCTTTGACATCGGTCAGCATCACCAACTTTTCTGCCCGCAACGCCGCCGCAATCGCGCCCGCGACCAGATCGGCATTAATGTTGTACGTGTTGCCCTCCCGATCCGTCCCGATGGGGGCGATGACGGGAATGTAGTGATCTTCCTGTAGTTTGAGGAGCAGGGTGGGGTCGATCGACTTCACATCTCCGACAAACCCGAAATCCGCGTCGCTGTCGTCGACATCCATGTCCTTCTCGATGCTTTCTGCCCAAGCCTTTGCGGTCAACGGCTTGGTCAACATCAATCCCCCGTCCTTGCCGCTCAGTCCGACCGCCTGCCCGCCGTGCCGATTGAGCAGATCGACAATTTCCATATTGATTCGACCGGCCAAGACCATCTCCACAATTTCCATCGTCGCGGCATCAGTCACCCGCACTCCATGCTTGAACTTGGCTTCCATGCCCAACCGATCCAGCATCTGATCGATTTGCGGACCACCTCCATGCACAACGACCGGATTCAGCCCGACATACTTGAGCAGGACGACGTTTTGCGCAAACCGCGCTTTGAGCGAAGGGTCCGTCATCGCATGACCCCCGTACTTCACGACGACGGTCTTCCCCTTGAAGGTACGGATGTACGGCAGCGCCTCGATCAGCACATCGGCCTTTTTAATCAGTTTGTTCATGCGTCACTCCTCGCTCCACCCGCGGCCGGACTACAGAATGTAGCGGCTCAGGTCTTGATCCTTCACAATAGTCTGCAAGCGCTCGCGTACATAGACGGCATCGACCACAACGCGCTTCTCCTGCATGTCGGACCCTTCGAACGACACCTGTTCGAGGAGGCGCTCCATAATCGTAAACAGGCGACGGGCCCCGATATTTTCGGTGCGGTCGTTGACCTGTACGGCTGTCGCCGCGATTTCCGCCAAACCGTCCTCTGTAAATTCGACGTTGAGCCCTTCCGTCGCCATGAGCGCGTGGTACTGGCGCACTAACGCTCCCCGTGGTTCGGTCAGGATACGGACAAAGTCTTCTTTGGTGAGCGGCGCCAGTTCGACACGTATGGGAAACCGACCCTGAAGCTCGGGAATGAGATCCGATGGTTTGGCCACATGGAAGGCCCCGGCGGCGATGAAAAGGATATGGTCAGTCTGGACGGCACCGTGTTTCGTGCTGACGGTCGATCCTTCCACAATCGGCAAGAGGTCGCGTTGTACGCCCTCACGGGACACATCCGGGCCCAAGGCGCGCTCACGGCCGGCGATTTTATCGATCTCGTCCAAAAAGACGATGCCGGTCTGCTCGACTTTGGTGATGGCTTCCCGCACCACCTCGTCCATGTCGATCAGTTTCTGGGCTTCCTCCTGAGTCACATGCTTCAGGGCGTCGGGCACTTTCATCACCCGCTTCTTTTTCTTTCCCTGGAACATGCCGCCCAGCATGTCACGGAGGTTCCCTTCGA
The sequence above is drawn from the Nitrospira defluvii genome and encodes:
- a CDS encoding sensor histidine kinase, yielding MPLRLRLTLWYGTALALILMTFSVVLYTITARSLRDQVDESLQETASAAVRSLEKRGFLPLIDEDALLSQFPELTRIDKFFQIFSPTGTITIRSPNIRQHDVPLSRSALEAAFTGSTVFESARYPNEPPLRLVSVPIIYRGSLLYIVQVGTTLEGVEETLRRFLLVLLVMAPIALVVSLVGGWFLAGRALRPVDSITVAAQRIAAGDLTQRLTSERSSDEIGRLTDTFNNMIARLETSFAQIRQFSSDASHELRTPLTVMKGESELVLRRPRPVEDYIAVLESNLEEIDRMSRIVEELLFLSRADMGQVKTECEPVRLEALVEDIQRQACLLGQERAIDVIMGTIQPATVRGDELRLRELILNLVDNAVKYSYPHGKVEIDLRVEGHWARLSVRDYGIGIPPEAHKQIFDRFFRTDDARAHTKKGTGLGLSICAWIAEAHHGHIEVQSEVGKGSTFTLVLPLAPPAA
- a CDS encoding DegQ family serine endoprotease, whose protein sequence is MKRPAQSMSLFAGVAGLGAALIWSYTPLTSSHASNPSPSTDPRPVAVAGALPAAGFTDVAKTVTPAVVNITTSGAEEVSDGGRHRGRPDDFFGAPFGPRRFGPPMEPKERRGGGQGSGVIVSPDGYVLTNNHVIAGAKTVTVILPDKREFKGRIVGTDPKSDVAVVKIDAAQLPTIPWGDSSRLQVGEYVLAVGNPFGLNSTVTLGIVSALGRGHMGITQYEDFIQTDAAINPGNSGGALVNTRGELVGINTAIFSQTGGYQGVGFAVPTGMSKPIYESLVKTGKVVRGYLGIGIQDLNQDLAKSFGVTGSNGAVVTDVKEEGPADKAGMRQGDVILSFQGTPIEDAVTLQRAVTRSAVGSNATVKVMRDGQEKELVVTIAELPDNPQVAKAEPGPSDQPLAGLAVQELDRDTAQELGLKGKVHGVVVTAVDPDSDAERAGLMPGDVIREINRKAVTSLKEFDQAASRLKKGQTVLVLINRRGASLYLSAKV
- the rimO gene encoding 30S ribosomal protein S12 methylthiotransferase RimO; protein product: MASSLITPSRTKRTKPTIGFVNLGCSKNQVDSEVMLGTLVAGGFQLTGDARAAEVVIINTCGFIEEAKQESINSIIEHGRLKKSGSCRVLIAAGCLAQRYQGELLKELPELDGVVGTGEFGRIAEICRSLLAPKARQQRVWLGQPPYLYDAETPRLRLGTPHSAYLKIAEGCNRNCAFCAIPIMRGKQRSRPIDSIVAEAKRLGQEGVKELNLISQDTINYGVDIGLKQGLTALLRELIKVDDVRWIRPFYLYPQQVTDELLDLYAEGPRITKYLDMPLQHISDGMLKRMHRLGDRTHVTKLVERIRTKIPGVFFRTAFIVGFPGETDAMFEELRQFVLDMEFDRVAVFLYSDEEGTSAVDLDHKVEQAVMEERRNELLALQESISESKNRQYLGRTIDVLVDGVSEESDRLLEARHEGLAPEIDGVVYCERGIAMPGDFISVTVTDVAGYDLIAQPASGMAARATSSASPTLLMPKKSGTGYR
- a CDS encoding gamma carbonic anhydrase family protein; this translates as MIRTFQGIAPTVPPSCFIEDTAVIIGDVVMGEECSAWFHAVIRGDVNYIRIGHRTNVQDLCMLHVTHDTHPLIIGDDVTIGHHVVLHGCTIHNRVLVGMGAIVMDGAVIGEDSVVGAGALVTENTIVPPKSLILGSPAKVKRPVTEQELAWIRESAQNYIRYSRQYLSGPEKPPPGFWV
- the argB gene encoding acetylglutamate kinase; its protein translation is MNKLIKKADVLIEALPYIRTFKGKTVVVKYGGHAMTDPSLKARFAQNVVLLKYVGLNPVVVHGGGPQIDQMLDRLGMEAKFKHGVRVTDAATMEIVEMVLAGRINMEIVDLLNRHGGQAVGLSGKDGGLMLTKPLTAKAWAESIEKDMDVDDSDADFGFVGDVKSIDPTLLLKLQEDHYIPVIAPIGTDREGNTYNINADLVAGAIAAALRAEKLVMLTDVKGIRDANGRHLSTVSRKDVQRMVKRGTISEGMLPKVHACLDALAGGVGKAHIIDGRVPHAILLEIFTHKGIGTEIVA
- the hslU gene encoding ATP-dependent protease ATPase subunit HslU, translated to MTTESTARPLNVNSLTPRQIVEALDRYVIGQQDAKRMVAIALRNRWRRQQLAPELRDEVMPKNIIMIGPTGVGKTEIARRLAKLAEAPFIKVEASKFTEVGYVGRDVESIIRDLTELAISLVKTKHLEDVQEKASRLGEERLLDLLLPGAPSRSVPPGFDHGASRAEAAEPTESSDATRSKLRLQLREGKLDQRSVEVEVKERALPLGVISNAGGMEDLEGNLRDMLGGMFQGKKKKRVMKVPDALKHVTQEEAQKLIDMDEVVREAITKVEQTGIVFLDEIDKIAGRERALGPDVSREGVQRDLLPIVEGSTVSTKHGAVQTDHILFIAAGAFHVAKPSDLIPELQGRFPIRVELAPLTKEDFVRILTEPRGALVRQYHALMATEGLNVEFTEDGLAEIAATAVQVNDRTENIGARRLFTIMERLLEQVSFEGSDMQEKRVVVDAVYVRERLQTIVKDQDLSRYIL